In the genome of Gloeocapsa sp. DLM2.Bin57, the window CAGGAGTTTACACCAGAATCGCTTTCTTAATAATGAAGTCAAGGTAATGGTAGCAACGATCGCCTTTGGAATGGGAATCAATAAACCCGATATCCGCTTTGTCTTTCACTACGATTTACCGAGAAGTTTAGAAAATTATTATCAAGAAGTAGGTAGAGCCGGAAGAGACGGTAAAAGCGCTCTGTGCGTGTTATTCTATGCTAAGGCTGATGTACGTGGAATCGACTATCTAATTAAACAAAAAAGTGATCCCAAAGAACAACTTTTAGCCCGTCAACGTCTCAATCACATGCTTAATTACGCAGAATCGCTCCAATGCAGACGTAAAATACAATTAAGTTATTTTGGGGAAAAATGGTCAGGAAATTGTCAAAATTGTGATAACTGTCTCAACACCCAACCCTCAGAAGATTGGACGATTGAAGCGCAAAAATTCCTTTCTTGTGTAGCACGTTGTCAAGAACGTTTTGGTATGAATCATATCGTCAATGTCTTGAGAGGATCACTTAATCAGAAAATTTTAAAATATGGACATCATCTCCTCTCTACCTATGGTATCGGTAAAGATATTAGCGCCGAAAATTGGCAAAAGTTAGGCAGATTTTTACTAGAGAAGAATTTACTCACCGCTACTTCTGATGGCTACGCTATCCTCAAGCTGAATAAATATAGTTGGGAAATTCTGCGCAATTTGCGTACCGTCTCCATTCCTCTTGAGAAAACAACAGCCAAAAAAGCCTTACCAGGGAAATCAGATTATCTCCCCGAAGCAATACCCACTAGGACAGAAATGATTACTTTAAGCTTATATCAACAAGGATTAAGCCCAGAAATTATCGCCATTGAACGTAATTTAACCATTCAAACCATTTATAAACATTTAAGCGAGTTAATCGCTCTCAATCAACCCGTTAACCTAGATTCTTTCGTATCACCCGCTAAACAAGAGGTCATTATAGCGGCTTTGCAAAAATTAGGGATGGATGCGAATGCTTTCAA includes:
- the recQ gene encoding DNA helicase RecQ codes for the protein MLELEAALQRFFGYSVFRPLQGQIVSDALENRDLLIIMPTGGGKSLCYQLPALLQPGLTVVVSPLISLMLDQVDALQSRGIGATFLNSSLNSTEISERIRGILQGKIKLLYVAPERLLSDNFAILLNQIQQQIGISSFAIDEAHCVSEWGHDFRPEYRQIKQLRDRYPRIPMLALTATATTKVRQDIIQQLQLREPSIYIASFNRPNLYYKVVPKDKRGYVQLLSYIKKQSGSGIVYCLSRRRVEEVASRLQGDGISALAYHGGMGDSTRSLHQNRFLNNEVKVMVATIAFGMGINKPDIRFVFHYDLPRSLENYYQEVGRAGRDGKSALCVLFYAKADVRGIDYLIKQKSDPKEQLLARQRLNHMLNYAESLQCRRKIQLSYFGEKWSGNCQNCDNCLNTQPSEDWTIEAQKFLSCVARCQERFGMNHIVNVLRGSLNQKILKYGHHLLSTYGIGKDISAENWQKLGRFLLEKNLLTATSDGYAILKLNKYSWEILRNLRTVSIPLEKTTAKKALPGKSDYLPEAIPTRTEMITLSLYQQGLSPEIIAIERNLTIQTIYKHLSELIALNQPVNLDSFVSPAKQEVIIAALQKLGMDANAFKLIKDHLGDDYSYTEIMLVRAWLERS